The genomic stretch TATTAGCAGCTTCTTTTTCCTGTTTTTCCTTTTCTTTTTTTAATTCTTCAGCCGGAATTTCAGGCTCTGCTTTAATAAATTCCAAATAGTCTGCAAGCCTTTCTGCATCAACTGTTCTTAGTTCTATGTTTGAACCGTTTGGGTACAGTTTTTCACTGTGAAAAATATCTGTTCCTTTGATTTTGTATGTAGGCATTTTTTGCCTCCTATATTTTTTGGGGTAACTCAAAATTTATTTAAAATATTTGCAATAATTTGATTAGTTGGTATCGGAAATTAAATATCCTGCATCGGCTCCGACCATAAACGGTGTGTAAATATCCGTAGCCCTGATATACCTGACTTTGTTGCCTTCACGTTGGTACTCGTCAATGTTAAGAGAGTTTTTCTTTTTGATTAAATATGCAAAAGACGGGTCATACTCTGTTCTTGAACTTAATTGAGGAACATAAGCAAGGATGACATTATCTCCCCATACTTTTGTAAAATTTCCTGCTCCGTCAACAAATACGCTTCTGCCGATTACTATATTAGGTATTTCAAATAT from bacterium encodes the following:
- a CDS encoding major capsid protein; the protein is EKLCAELAQNPNNYPTGSKVVLSGTSKFSDKVNCDPVEIIETAKDAIAGKIAQDPNTMVIGHEAWKELKRNEKLRKLISDTQNKIVTVNFLKEIFEIPNIVIGRSVFVDGAGNFTKVWGDNVILAYVPQLSSRTEYDPSFAYLIKKKNSLNIDEYQREGNKVRYIRATDIYTPFMVGADAGYLISDTN